The proteins below come from a single Melitaea cinxia chromosome 9, ilMelCinx1.1, whole genome shotgun sequence genomic window:
- the LOC123656534 gene encoding uncharacterized protein LOC123656534 — translation MFNIVNSNSLIESNEVPTFRVDAVQNLRKADLAPVSYTPNILKTLQNINFKYHRPCSASNLLRECNVAEAQTLLIFWGSKSSDSRVTISMSASSCSSFHMSNLHATNSQRDRDLRSIALQTDISCRYSPGIGSPVNLTESEEQRLMRARIADSLTFSSPASSVLQPTRRSMSILGSVCALLLNKRGSDAKEVPSISGSHSDNICRICFGGESAERLVRPCSCRGTIAAVHRSCLERWLLQAATSYCELCRHHYVVTRSHKWSWARSLAEWARSGRGRALAADAWRGAALGAASVLGTARALHACDAALQAGARRGGGAALAANLFSSLLIGIIGALNGLLTTWALLKVQEHQLAWRAWRDSTLHVRVALGASSASLATVVPEPDLVRDTGATDRATNVADPFMVALPYTLPEP, via the exons atgtttaatattgttaattcaAATAGTTTAATAGAATCGAACGAAGTTCCTACGTTTCGTGTTGATGCAGTACAAAATTTAAGAAAGGCTGATCTTGCTCCAGTATCTTACACACCAAATATTCtaaaaactttacaaaatatcaattttaaataccATAGGCCTTGCAGCGCATCAAATCTCTTAAGA gagTGTAATGTAGCGGAAGCACAaacattgttaatattttgGGGCTCAAAAAGTTCAGACAGCAGAGTGACTATAAGTATGTCTGCTTCCAGTTGCTCTTCGTTTCATATG tCAAATCTACACGCAACAAACTCACAAAGAGACAGGGACTTACGGTCGATTGCCTTACAAACTGATATTAGTTGTCGTTATTCTCCGGGCATTGGATCACCAG TAAATTTAACCGAGAGTGAGGAACAACGCCTCATGCGTGCGAGAATTGCCGATTCTCTTACTTTCTCATCCCCTGCCTCGTCAGTCTTACAACCGACGAGGCGATCTATGTCCATACTTGGTTCAGTCTGCGCTTTGCTACTAAATAAAAGG GGGTCGGATGCAAAAGAAGTGCCGAGTATATCAGGCAGTCACTCTGACAATATCTGTCGCATCTGCTTCGGAGGGGAGTCCGCGGAGCGTCTTGTTAGGCCATGTTCCTGTCGTGGAACTATTGCTGCCGTACACCGCTCGTGCCTGGAGCGCTGGCTACTGCAGGCCGCTACGTCCTATTGCGAGCTGTGTCGCCACCATTACGTGGTCACACGGAGTCACAA GTGGTCGTGGGCGCGCTCGCTGGCGGAGTGGGCGCGCTCGGGGCGCGGGCGCGCGCTGGCCGCCGACGCgtggcgcggcgcggcgctgggCGCGGCCTCGGTGCTGGGCACGGCGCGCGCGCTGCACGCCTGCGACGCGGCGCTGCAGgccggcgcgcggcgcgggggCGGCGCCGCGCTCGCCGCGAACCTCTTCTCCTCGCTGCTCATCGGGATCATCG GCGCGCTGAACGGCCTGCTGACGACCTGGGCGCTGCTCAAGGTGCAGGAGCACCAGCTGGCGTGGCGCGCGTGGCGCGACAGCACGCTGCACGTGCGCGTGGCGCTGGGCGCGTCCAGCGCGTCGCTGGCCACCGTCGTGCCCGAGCCCGACCTCGTCCGCGACACTGGCGCCACCGACCGCGCCACCAACGTCGCCGACCCCTTCATGGTGGCGCTGCCGTATACGCTACCAGAACCTTAG
- the LOC123656775 gene encoding eukaryotic translation initiation factor 6 yields the protein MAVRVQFENNNEIGVFSKLTNSYCLVAIGGSENFYSVFEAELADTIPVVHVSIAGCRIIGRMTVANKNGLLVPSSTTDTELQHIRNSLPDSVKVQRVEERLSALGNVIACNDYVALVHPDLDKDTEEILADTLDVEVFRQTVAGNVLVGSYTALSNRGGLVHPKTTIQDQDELSSLLQVPLVAGTVNRGSDVVAAGLVVNDWSAFCGMDTTSTELSVIESVFKLNDAKPTAITSTMRASLIDSMS from the coding sequence ATGGCGGTACGTGTGCAATtcgaaaataataatgaaataggaGTGTTCAGTAAATTAACAAATTCATATTGCCTAGTCGCTATCGGCGGCTCGGAGAACTTCTACAGCGTGTTTGAAGCCGAGTTAGCGGACACAATTCCAGTGGTGCATGTGAGCATTGCCGGCTGCCGGATTATCGGAAGAATGACTGTTGCAAATAAGAACGGACTCCTCGTACCGTCCTCGACAACTGACACAGAACTTCAGCACATCCGCAACAGTTTACCAGACTCAGTCAAAGTACAGCGAGTAGAAGAGCGGCTAAGTGCTCTTGGCAACGTAATTGCGTGCAACGACTACGTTGCGTTAGTACACCCAGACTTAGACAAGGACACTGAAGAAATTCTGGCCGACACATTAGACGTAGAAGTATTCAGGCAAACAGTAGCAGGCAATGTATTGGTGGGGTCTTACACTGCACTGAGTAACCGAGGCGGTCTCGTTCATCCGAAAACAACAATACAGGACCAGGATGAGCTTTCATCGCTATTACAAGTACCCTTGGTGGCGGGAACAGTGAACAGAGGTAGTGATGTTGTTGCTGCCGGACTCGTCGTTAACGATTGGAGTGCCTTTTGTGGAATGGACACAACATCTACAGAACTCTCAGTGATCGAGAGTGTGTTCAAGCTCAATGATGCAAAACCCACAGCTATCACATCAACGATGCGGGCCTCTCTCATCGACAGCATGTCATAA
- the LOC123656267 gene encoding uncharacterized protein LOC123656267 isoform X1, whose protein sequence is MHGAQEVAGGLPHHAVHNEHSKTTKLRVVFNGSLKSQCKISLNNVMLNGPIVQSELFDILVLFRTYRYTLMCDIEKMFRQIFINSIHTPLQNILWRDNPQKPIICLQLQTVTYGLKSSTYLATRCLLELAYIYKDRFPLAADAIIRNTYVDDIICGADNIDQLRNLKQELIQLLSLGSFTLHKWCSNNTQILEDIPSNRRYFEHININKDNMIKTLGLKYNILTDSFVFSCPAQDLKLLKTKREILSFIGKIYDPLGLIGPIIVTAKLFMQSLWSLKINWDEAIPSSLLDKWYKFGESLEKMNPINTQRGIVFGDTNNVELLGYCDASFDAIACCLYLRVFHRDGRVSVALLCSKSRVAPLKKTLTIPNLELNSALLLSQLTHKVNNTLKARFPLRTILHSDSQIVLAWLGNKNIKKNTYVSRRVREITDLTKDFTWTYVKGKDNPADLLSRGTAPHKLEESYMWFHGPQYLSDKYYEHIMYDYKSCVVTDSMPCDTLINSDKSVKKFCNVGQFDLSEDIFYRYSNFYKLRRIIALILRFKNNTQNPKNKLCGAITPKELCTSQVMIFRHIQEIHFHNEIKSLTLNKPVKSNLSSLHIFLDHQQLIRVGGRLDNAPNISYDKKHPIVLPKSDHVTHTLINSEHLRLLHAGAKLVLSSLSQAYWIVGGIREVKKVLHRCIGCFQIKAATAKQLMGSLPAERTTPARPFEVTGVDFCGPFEMKIARIRKPLITKAYIALFVCFSTKAIHLELISDLTTETFLACLRRFISRRGVPNRIYCDNAKTFKGASNYLTELYNLLASKHNMDSVHHFCSDKLINFKFIPSYAPEFGGLWEAGVKSVKYHLKRVVGFACLTFEELYTIITQIEAILNSRPLLPMSSDISDLTYLTPGHFLIGAPLTSIPEPNLSDININRLKFWQICTKIKQEFWKLWSNDYLTQLQNRPKWKYNYDNLKEGDLVIVKQVNVPSLYWPMGRIVKTFPGSDHKVRVAEVKMANGRTYVRSYQKLCPLPLVN, encoded by the exons ATGCATGGTGCCCAAGAAGTTGCTGGAGGCCTAC CTCATCATGCAGTGCACAATGAGCATAGCAAGACAACCAAATTGCGGGTTGTGTTCAATGGGAGTCTGAAATCACAATGTAAAATATCACTTAATAATGTCATGTTAAATGGACCAATAGTTCAAAGTGAGTTATTTGAtatactagtattatttagAACTTATCGCTATACATTGATGTgtgatattgaaaaaatgtttaggcaaattttcattaattctaTTCACACGCCTCTGCAAAATATTTTGTGGCGAGATAATCCACAGAAACCTATAATTTGTTTACAGTTGCAAACAGTTACCTATGGTTTGAAATCATCTACATACTTAGCTACAAGGTGTTTGTTGGAGCTTGCTTATATCTATAAAGACAGGTTTCCACTAGCTGCAGATGCTATAATTAGAAATACTTATGTAGATGATATAATATGTGGCGCTGACAACATAGATCAGCTTCGGAATCTGAAACAAGAGCTTATACAATTATTAAGCCTTGGCAGTTTTACACTACATAAATggtgttcaaataatacacaaattttAGAAGATATACCATCAAATAGGAGGTATTTTGagcatattaatattaataaagacaaCATGATTAAAACTTtaggattaaaatataatatacttaccGATTCCTTCGTATTTTCATGTCCAGCGCAAGATTTAAAGTTACTTAAAACTAAAAGggaaattttaagttttataggTAAAATATATGATCCTTTGGGACTTATTGGCCCTATAATAGTTACAGCTAAATTGTTTATGCAAAGTTTAtggagtttaaaaataaattgggaTGAGGCTATACCCTCAAGCCTGCTAGATAAGTGGTATAAATTTGGTGAAAGTTTAGAGAAGATGAATCCCATCAATACTCAGCGTGGTATTGTTTTTGGTGATACTAATAATGTAGAGCTGCTCGGTTACTGTGATGCTTCATTTGATGCAATAGCATGCTGTCTCTATTTAAGAGTTTTTCATAGAGATGGTAGAGTTAGTGTAGCCTTACTGTGTTCTAAGTCTCGAGTAGCACCTTTAAAGAAAACACTCACAATTCCAAATTTAGAACTAAATAGTGCTCTTCTTCTCTCTCAATTAACACACAAAGTAAATAATACACTTAAGGCGCGTTTTCCTTTAAGAACGATTTTGCATTCAGATTCACAGATAGTTTTAGCTTGGTTAGGTAACAAGaacataaagaaaaatacttatGTTTCAAGAAGAGTAAGAGAAATTACAGATTTAACTAAAGATTTTACCTGGACCTATGTCAAAGGTAAAGACAACCCTGCAGATTTGTTGTCGCGGGGAACTGCTCCACATAAATTGGAGGAGAGCTACATGTGGTTTCATGGACCACAGTACTTGTCTGATAAATACTATGAACATATTATGTATGATTATAAATCTTGTGTAGTGACGGATAGTATGCCGTGTGATACCCTTATAAATAGTGAtaaatcagttaaaaaattttgtaatgtaGGACAGTTCGATTTAAGTGAGGATATATTCTATagatattcaaatttttataagttaagaAGAATTATTGCacttattttaagatttaaaaacaacacacagaatcctaaaaataaattatgtggtgCAATAACACCTAAAGAATTATGCACTTCTCAAGTTATGATTTTTCGACATATACAGGAAATACATtttcataatgaaataaaatcactTACATTAAATAAACCTGTAAAATCAAACTTAAGTAGCTTACACATTTTTCTTGATCATCAACAATTAATAAGAGTAGGAGGACGTTTAGATAATGCACCAAACATTTCGTATGATAAAAAGCATCCAATAGTTTTACCCAAGTCAGACCATGTTACACATACTCTTATAAATTCTGAACATTTAAGACTATTACATGCTGGAGCTAAGTTAGTTCTCAGTTCATTATCGCAGGCATATTGGATAGTAGGTGGTATTCGCGAAGTCAAAAAGGTACTCCATAGGTGTATTGGATGCTTCCAAATCAAGGCCGCAACTGCTAAACAGCTTATGGGTTCATTACCTGCAGAGAGAACTACTCCCGCTCGACCTTTTGAGGTAACCGGTGTTGACTTTTGTGGTccatttgaaatgaaaatagcTAGAATTCGTAAACCATTAATTACAAAAGCATATATTGCCTTATTTGTTTGCTTTTCTACTAAAGCAATACACTTAGAATTAATCAGTGACCTTACCACTGAAACCTTTTTAGCATGTCTTCGAAGATTTATATCTAGACGAGGTGTACCTAATAGAATTTATTGTGATAATGCAAAGACATTTAAGGGTGCTTCCAATTATTTAACTGAACTGTATAATCTTTTAGCGTCTAAACATAATATGGACTCTGTACATCATTTTTGCtctgataaattaattaattttaagttcataCCTAGTTATGCCCCAGAGTTTGGTGGTTTATGGGAAGCTGGGGTAAAAAGCGTAAAGTATCATTTAAAAAGGGTTGTGGGTTTTGCCTGTTTAACCTTTGAAGAGCTTTATACTATTATTACTCAAATAGAAGCCATATTAAACTCTAGGCCCTTGCTCCCTATGAGTAGCGATATATCTGACTTAACATATTTGACTCCGGGACATTTCCTAATTGGGGCTCCTCTCACTAGTATACCAGAACCGAACCTTtcagatattaatataaatagactTAAGTTTTGGCAAATTtgtactaaaattaaacaagaatTTTGGAAATTGTGGAGCAATGACTATTTAACTCAACTACAAAATAGACCCAAGtggaaatataattatgataatttaaaagagGGTGACTTGGTCATTGTGAAGCAGGTTAATGTGCCATCATTATATTGGCCCATGGGGCGCATTGTTAAAACATTTCCTGGCTCTGACCATAAGGTTAGAGTGGCTGAAGTAAAGATGGCAAATGGTAGAACCTATGTTCGCTCTTATCAAAAATTATGTCCGCTTCCTTTAGTTAACTAG
- the LOC123656267 gene encoding uncharacterized protein LOC123656267 isoform X2, whose translation METEIKRLRIKRRQLKAIITRIESFIKDPVALAAASKDMLQARKEKLVSTLKQYEEVSLDILSIDEKDGENISDVEEKYFQILSKLNETLGLLRNGESLASVSISNSKLPNIDICSFDGKDFTKFKSFMDLFLAVIDKNQSLSNVQKLFYLRKYVTDDALSLIINLPIENESYPIALELLNKRYDNRPRLVSNHINILLDLPQMQRGTAAIIRSFVSDIRQQLYALKNLNMPTDSWDMLLISILSRKLDSYTNRAYHLDKVDFDQMPTIDGFLTFLEKRAMALEDSPTLKGAPCYEGPRFKQSPKAINTVIKKACLFCNSMDHPIFLCPKFKMSTINERLNFVNLNKLCKICLREHSDKCKFNFKCKTCKHAHNSLLHEEKKDIVTLHSNRLLFNNVTSVLLPTIQVKIFDKYGQEFYVKALLDSGSQASIIKRSLVEQLYLSPISQTCNIIGVGNNNNQVSQIVNVTLSSLIENTQFQVKCHVVDSITTKLPQNYFDLSSLEIPKSVTLADVNFNVPSEISLLLGADLYFKTLLHGHIYLNNGLVLQNTLFGYIVGGSMACNNIKNDTTLVINHAVENEDKLSDIMEKFWLSEKVPELIMQCTMSIARQPNCGLCSMGV comes from the exons atggaGACGGAAATTAAACGTCTTAGGATAAAAAGGCGACAACTTAAAGCAATAATTACAAGGATCGAGTCTTTTATAAAAGACCCGGTTGCGCTAGCTGCTGCAAGCAAGGACATGTTGCAGGCAAGAAAGGAGAAGCTTGTAAGTACATTGAAACAATACGAAGAAGTATCCTTAGATATATTGTCAATTGATGAGAAAGACGGTGAAAACATATCAGATGTTGAGGaaaagtattttcaaattttgtcaaaattaaatgaaacccTAGGTTTATTAAGAAACGGTGAGAGTTTAGCTAGTGTTAGCATTTCTAATTCTAAATTAccaaatattgatatatgtagTTTTGATGGAAAAgactttacaaaatttaaatctttCATGGACTTATTTTTGGCAGTAATAGATAAAAATCAATCTCTTTCCaatgttcaaaaattattttatttaagaaaatatgttACTGATGATGctctttctttaattattaacttaccGATTGAAAATGAATCATATCCAATTGCCTTAGAATTGTTAAACAAGCGTTATGACAACAGACCACGTTTAGTGTCTAATCATATAAACATTTTGCTAGATTTACCTCAAATGCAAAGAGGAACTGCAGCTATAATTCGGTCATTCGTATCTGATATAAGACAACAATTGTAtgcacttaaaaatttaaatatgcccACCGATAGTTGGGATATGTtgttaatatcaatattaagtCGCAAATTAGATTCATACACCAATAGGGCTTATCATCTGGATAAGGTGGACTTTGATCAAATGCCTACTATTGATGGATTTCTGACTTTTTTGGAAAAGCGTGCTATGGCGCTTGAGGATAGCCCCACATTAAAGGGTGCACCTTGCTATGAAGGTCCTCGTTTTAAACAGAGTCCTAAGGCAATAAACACCGTTATCAAAAAagcttgtttattttgtaacagtATGGATCATCCTATATTTTTATGtcctaaatttaaaatgagtacCATAAATGAGCGACTCAAttttgtcaatttaaataaactttgtaaaaTATGTCTACGTGAGCACAGCGACaaatgtaagtttaattttaaatgtaaaacttgTAAACATGCACACAATTCACTCTTACATGAAGAGAAAAAAGATATTGTAACTTTGCACTCTAACAGACTGTTATTCAATAATGTAACTTCTGTTTTGTTACCTACTATACAGGTAAAGATATTTGATAAGTATGGACAAGAATTTTATGTAAAGGCCCTACTAGATAGTGGCAGTCAAGCTTCAATTATAAAAAGGTCTCTTGTTGAACAGTTATACTTAAGTCCTATTTCTCAAACATGTAATATCATAGGTGTAGGCAACAATAATAATCAGGTCAGTCAAATTGTAAATGTCACATTGAGCTCACTAATTGAAAATACTCAATTTCAGGTAAAATGTCATGTAGTGGATTCCATAACCACAAAATTGcctcaaaattattttgatttaagtaGCTTGGAGATACCCAAGAGTGTTACGTTAGCTGATGTCAATTTTAATGTCCCTTCTGAAATTTCTTTATTACTCGGCGCAGATTTGTACTTTAAGACCTTATTACATGgtcacatttatttaaataatggatTGGTGTTACAGAATACTCTATTCGGGTACATAGTGGGTGGCTCAATggcatgtaataatataaaaaatgatactACTTTAGTTATTAACCATGCGGTAGAAAATGAAGATAAGTTGAGTGACATAATGGAAAAGTTTTGGTTGTCTGAAAAAGTTCCTGAG CTCATCATGCAGTGCACAATGAGCATAGCAAGACAACCAAATTGCGGGTTGTGTTCAATGGGAGTCTGA